A region from the Serinibacter arcticus genome encodes:
- a CDS encoding DUF3515 family protein: MPKLLPPAVLRRVPPVPVRPATGARAHRSAGLLLVVAATVVLGGCARDVPLEPAPSASDPVCAEVMRSAPIVLAGAERRATNSQASLAWGDPAITLRCGVTPPPPTDERCIAVTAADGTSIDWIVAENDDVVGTGPDADTERGRFRFTTYGREPAIEVIVPVEYAGTEATALLVDLGPAVALTDAPRTCLDLSDVS; this comes from the coding sequence GTGCCGAAGCTCCTCCCTCCCGCCGTGCTCCGACGCGTCCCGCCCGTCCCGGTCCGTCCCGCGACGGGTGCCCGCGCCCACCGGTCGGCGGGCCTCCTCCTGGTCGTCGCCGCCACCGTGGTCCTCGGGGGCTGCGCGCGCGACGTCCCGCTCGAGCCGGCGCCGTCGGCATCCGATCCAGTGTGCGCGGAGGTCATGCGATCCGCGCCGATCGTGCTCGCGGGGGCCGAGCGACGGGCGACCAACTCCCAGGCCTCGCTCGCCTGGGGAGACCCCGCCATCACCCTGCGATGCGGTGTGACCCCGCCCCCGCCCACCGACGAACGGTGCATCGCCGTCACCGCCGCGGACGGGACCTCGATCGACTGGATCGTCGCGGAGAACGACGACGTGGTCGGCACGGGCCCCGACGCCGACACCGAGCGCGGTCGCTTCCGATTCACCACCTACGGCCGGGAGCCGGCGATCGAGGTCATCGTCCCCGTCGAGTACGCCGGCACGGAAGCCACGGCTCTCCTCGTGGACCTCGGTCCGGCGGTCGCCCTGACGGACGCACCCCGCACCTGCCTGGATCTCAGCGACGTCTCCTGA
- a CDS encoding thiamine-phosphate kinase, whose protein sequence is MPETVADLSESELLARFVPRLSAGRQTLHGPGDDAAVVAVPSGSIVVTSDVLVEDRHFRRDWSTGVDVGWRAAAQNLADVAAMGARPTSIVVALVMPRDLAVAWVVELAEGLAAACAPHDVGIVGGDLSSGREISVAVAAFGELDGAAPVLRSGARPGDRVALAGTLGRSAAGLTALTAGGEVVVEGAEVAVATYRRPEPPLLAGPEAARAGATAMLDVSDGLLRDAGRIASASGVAIDLDPRLLAPDVEALAELAEELGADAASWVLTGGEDHGLLATFPAGHPLPPSFRRIGVVGAGCGVTVDGVAPDLVGWDHFGG, encoded by the coding sequence GTGCCCGAAACCGTCGCCGACCTGTCCGAGAGCGAGCTGCTCGCCCGTTTCGTCCCCCGCCTGAGCGCCGGGCGCCAGACGCTCCACGGTCCCGGGGACGACGCCGCCGTCGTCGCCGTCCCGAGCGGCAGCATCGTCGTGACCTCCGACGTGCTCGTCGAGGACCGCCACTTCCGACGCGACTGGAGCACCGGCGTCGACGTCGGGTGGCGGGCGGCCGCCCAGAACCTCGCCGACGTCGCCGCGATGGGTGCGCGCCCGACGTCGATCGTCGTCGCGCTCGTGATGCCCCGTGACCTCGCCGTGGCGTGGGTCGTGGAGCTGGCCGAGGGGCTCGCTGCGGCGTGCGCCCCGCACGACGTCGGGATCGTCGGGGGCGACCTGTCCTCCGGACGCGAGATCTCGGTGGCCGTCGCGGCGTTCGGCGAGCTCGACGGCGCTGCTCCCGTGCTGCGCTCGGGTGCGCGTCCCGGCGACCGGGTCGCGCTCGCGGGGACGCTCGGTCGCTCCGCGGCGGGTCTCACCGCGCTCACCGCGGGCGGTGAGGTCGTGGTCGAGGGGGCGGAGGTCGCCGTCGCCACCTATCGCCGGCCCGAACCCCCGCTGCTGGCCGGACCCGAGGCGGCGAGGGCGGGGGCCACCGCGATGCTCGACGTGAGCGACGGTCTGCTGCGCGACGCCGGGCGGATCGCCTCGGCGAGCGGCGTCGCGATCGACCTCGACCCGCGGCTGCTCGCCCCGGACGTCGAGGCGCTCGCCGAGCTGGCCGAGGAGCTGGGCGCCGACGCCGCGAGCTGGGTGCTCACGGGTGGCGAGGACCACGGGCTCCTCGCGACCTTCCCGGCCGGTCATCCGCTGCCGCCGTCGTTCCGACGGATCGGGGTGGTCGGTGCGGGCTGCGGGGTGACGGTCGACGGCGTGGCGCCCGATCTCGTCGGGTGGGACCACTTCGGAGGCTGA
- the rpmB gene encoding 50S ribosomal protein L28, with product MASTCDVCAKHPSFGKSVSHSHVRTSRRWNPNIQKVRTVINGTPTRLNVCTSCLKAGKVTRAL from the coding sequence GTGGCTTCGACCTGCGACGTGTGCGCGAAGCACCCGAGCTTCGGCAAGAGCGTCTCGCACTCGCACGTGCGGACCTCGCGCCGTTGGAACCCGAACATCCAGAAGGTGCGCACCGTGATCAACGGCACGCCCACCCGTCTGAACGTCTGCACCTCCTGCCTCAAGGCCGGCAAGGTGACGCGCGCTCTCTGA
- a CDS encoding ATP-dependent DNA helicase RecG, whose translation MSTSGPKPPHHPPPVVDGIVQLNPLDRRVSKVISARPAKALEKIGIHTVRDLLGHYPRRYSDPGRLTDLSDLVVGEPVVLVVDIASFTSRRTQKGGYLITVEVTDGVRRLPTVFFPRHRGSVQYYERILRVGQRVTVEGTIGLNRGVRQITHPDIEGIDEEMSEEEIAERASRPRPVYPLTGSLNQKQLRAVIRAQLLTLDDRFLADPVPAEVRAEHGLLSHAEAIRLLHDPETAEDHGRAREALRFEEAFVLQSAMARRRAEAAAVPATARPPRSGGIADAFDARLPFELTPGQREVGDTIAAEIAGTVPMQRLLQGEVGSGKTVVALRAMLQVVDGGGQAALLAPTEVLAAQHERSIRALLGELGEAGMLGGADAATRVVLLTGSQTAAQRRRALGEAAGGSAGIVIGTHALLQEHVQFADLGLVVVDEQHRFGVEQRDALRAKGRAAPHLLVMTATPIPRTVAMTIFGDLEISTLRDLPSGRAEVTTVVVPAENEAWMARTWARVAEEVRQGRRAFVVCPRISATQVEPGTPPLVLLPEGAGADDVEDLFVAAAAAAEADAPAPAPRELAAVEDVLEELRGNPDLAGITIEALHGRLAAEEKEAAMAAFSSGETGVLVATTVIEVGVDVPEASAMVVLDADRFGLSQLHQLRGRIGRGSLPGICLAVTAATPLSAAGERLAVFASTRDGFVLAEADLGQRREGDVLGAAQSGGSSSLRLLRVVSDADVIEQARGSARAVVEQDPDLAAHPALAEAIARALDPEAEEFLERS comes from the coding sequence GTGAGCACGTCCGGTCCGAAGCCGCCCCACCACCCGCCGCCCGTGGTCGACGGCATCGTGCAGCTCAACCCGCTGGACCGGCGTGTGTCCAAGGTCATCTCCGCCCGACCCGCGAAGGCGCTGGAGAAGATAGGTATCCACACCGTCAGGGATCTGCTCGGCCACTACCCCCGCCGGTACAGCGATCCGGGCCGGCTCACCGACCTGAGCGACCTCGTGGTGGGGGAGCCGGTCGTCCTCGTGGTCGACATCGCCTCGTTCACCTCGCGTCGCACCCAGAAGGGCGGGTACCTCATCACCGTCGAGGTGACCGACGGCGTGCGGCGCCTCCCGACCGTCTTCTTCCCGCGGCACCGCGGGAGCGTGCAGTACTACGAGCGGATCCTGCGGGTCGGTCAGCGCGTCACGGTCGAGGGCACCATCGGGCTCAACCGCGGCGTCCGCCAGATCACGCACCCCGACATCGAGGGCATCGACGAGGAGATGAGCGAGGAGGAGATCGCCGAGCGCGCCTCCCGACCTCGCCCCGTCTACCCCCTGACCGGGTCCCTCAACCAGAAGCAGCTGCGCGCCGTCATCCGAGCCCAGCTCCTGACGCTCGACGACCGGTTCCTCGCCGACCCCGTGCCGGCCGAGGTCAGGGCCGAGCACGGGCTCCTCTCGCACGCCGAGGCGATCCGGCTGCTCCACGACCCCGAGACGGCCGAGGACCACGGACGTGCGCGGGAGGCGCTGCGGTTCGAGGAGGCCTTCGTGCTCCAGTCGGCGATGGCGCGCCGTCGGGCCGAGGCGGCCGCCGTCCCGGCCACCGCGCGGCCGCCGCGGTCGGGCGGCATCGCCGACGCCTTCGACGCGCGGCTCCCGTTCGAGCTCACCCCGGGGCAGCGCGAGGTGGGGGACACGATCGCCGCCGAGATCGCCGGCACCGTGCCCATGCAGCGGCTGCTCCAGGGCGAGGTCGGTTCCGGCAAGACGGTGGTGGCGCTGCGCGCCATGCTGCAGGTGGTCGACGGCGGAGGTCAGGCCGCGCTGCTGGCCCCCACCGAGGTGCTCGCGGCCCAGCACGAACGCTCGATCCGCGCGCTGCTGGGCGAGCTCGGCGAGGCCGGCATGCTCGGCGGCGCCGACGCCGCCACGCGGGTCGTCCTCCTCACGGGGTCGCAGACGGCGGCCCAACGACGCCGCGCGCTCGGGGAGGCCGCCGGCGGCAGCGCCGGCATCGTCATCGGCACCCACGCGCTGCTGCAGGAGCACGTGCAGTTCGCCGATCTCGGGCTGGTCGTGGTGGACGAGCAGCACCGGTTCGGGGTCGAGCAGCGCGACGCGCTCCGCGCCAAGGGCCGTGCAGCCCCGCACCTGCTCGTGATGACGGCGACGCCGATCCCGCGCACCGTCGCCATGACGATCTTCGGCGACCTCGAGATCTCCACCCTGCGCGACCTTCCCTCGGGCCGCGCCGAGGTGACGACGGTGGTCGTCCCGGCCGAGAACGAGGCCTGGATGGCGCGGACCTGGGCCCGGGTGGCCGAGGAGGTGCGGCAGGGGCGTCGCGCGTTCGTGGTCTGCCCGCGGATCAGCGCGACGCAGGTCGAGCCGGGGACGCCGCCGCTGGTGCTCCTGCCCGAGGGAGCGGGGGCGGACGACGTCGAGGACCTGTTCGTCGCCGCGGCGGCAGCGGCCGAGGCGGACGCACCGGCGCCCGCGCCGCGCGAGCTCGCCGCCGTCGAGGACGTGCTCGAGGAGCTCCGTGGCAACCCCGACCTCGCCGGGATCACGATCGAGGCCCTCCACGGCAGGCTCGCGGCCGAGGAGAAGGAGGCCGCCATGGCGGCCTTCTCCTCGGGGGAGACGGGTGTGCTCGTGGCCACGACCGTCATCGAGGTGGGCGTCGACGTCCCGGAGGCGAGCGCGATGGTGGTGCTCGACGCCGACCGGTTCGGCCTGTCCCAGCTCCACCAGCTCCGCGGCCGCATCGGCCGGGGCAGCCTGCCGGGGATCTGCCTCGCGGTGACTGCCGCGACGCCGCTGTCCGCCGCCGGCGAGCGCCTCGCCGTCTTCGCCTCGACCCGCGACGGGTTCGTGCTGGCCGAGGCCGACCTCGGACAGCGCCGGGAGGGCGACGTCCTGGGGGCGGCCCAGTCCGGCGGGTCCAGCTCGCTGCGGCTCCTGCGGGTGGTGTCCGACGCCGACGTGATCGAGCAGGCGCGGGGGTCGGCGCGCGCCGTCGTCGAGCAGGATCCTGACCTGGCCGCCCACCCGGCCCTCGCCGAGGCGATCGCCCGGGCGCTCGACCCGGAGGCCGAGGAGTTCCTCGAGCGGAGCTGA
- a CDS encoding ABC transporter ATP-binding protein produces the protein MPPASRAVPAVRATSLLVGYGESADSAVCPPVTIDVAAGRALAIVGANGTGKSTLLRAIVGLLAPVGGKIEVLGREVDEREAHFRAAVSTVMDEDASFPSLTVREHLLLLARGHGVAQASALVTELIAEFGLTERARAMPTALSSGQRRRMLLASAFVRPRRLLVLDEPEQRLDAGMRDRLAQRLIAERADGVTVVMATHDPALVATVATEALLISEQSARRTSPKDAVAAIEAL, from the coding sequence GTGCCTCCCGCCTCCCGCGCCGTGCCCGCCGTGCGCGCCACGTCCCTGCTCGTCGGCTACGGGGAGTCCGCTGACTCCGCCGTCTGCCCGCCCGTGACGATCGACGTCGCCGCCGGCCGCGCCCTCGCCATCGTCGGTGCCAACGGCACCGGGAAGTCGACGCTGCTGCGCGCGATCGTCGGCCTCCTCGCGCCCGTCGGCGGGAAGATCGAGGTCCTCGGCCGCGAGGTCGACGAGCGCGAGGCCCACTTCCGCGCCGCCGTCAGCACCGTCATGGACGAGGACGCCAGCTTCCCCTCGCTCACCGTCCGCGAGCACCTCCTGCTCCTGGCCCGCGGCCACGGCGTCGCGCAGGCCAGCGCCCTGGTCACCGAGCTCATCGCCGAGTTCGGTCTCACCGAGCGGGCCAGGGCGATGCCGACGGCCCTGTCCTCGGGGCAGCGCCGACGGATGCTCCTGGCCTCGGCCTTCGTGCGCCCGCGCCGACTGCTCGTGCTCGACGAGCCCGAGCAGCGCCTGGACGCCGGCATGCGCGACCGCCTCGCCCAGCGGCTGATCGCCGAGCGGGCCGACGGCGTCACGGTCGTCATGGCCACGCACGACCCCGCGCTCGTGGCGACGGTCGCCACCGAGGCCCTCCTCATCTCCGAGCAGTCCGCCCGCCGGACCTCGCCGAAGGACGCCGTCGCCGCCATCGAGGCGCTGTGA
- a CDS encoding DUF6297 family protein → MSTDARPDGVEPPRLDLAAVPSGAELRSLTRAARRGHGGAPVSQLVGDIYTYFFTFVVTVAIAISSAHVLGADFSSASGTATLDGRWLWVVASLAVLGLMLGLLARLGPIGVGGPGALWWLPTPVDRLSLLRPTAVGWVAVTAFAGALAAGGIGSLTHADAPTLLWAIPAGAGLGAALASAVALTQTVRSTRAGVRRLALAGDLIVALAVALWIGVAVAGVAAITLPAVALAVVGLALGVAVTVILLRRLEQIPGAALRDRGARTGMASSAVMTLDFRELGRVLTDPGKDQRRRISSLAWVRGAASAMVTADALLLVRAPRQLVVLVASLGLPVAVAGSGASDVLAALAFVVGVYLAANAVSVGAREAEHAPALDRVLGVSARAARLIRHVVPTVACLVWSVAAIAFLRDLDTAWIALLVIFAPAIAAASIKAAYRNPPNWGAPLVVSPMGAYPPGVVNSLATGPILAVIACLPVAVALFVGPLPILGLAQVLITGILVLVASHTKRRK, encoded by the coding sequence GTGAGCACCGACGCCCGGCCCGACGGCGTCGAGCCGCCCCGGCTCGACCTCGCGGCCGTCCCGTCCGGCGCCGAGCTCCGCTCGCTGACCCGAGCGGCCCGTCGCGGCCACGGCGGCGCGCCGGTCTCGCAGCTCGTCGGCGACATCTACACCTACTTCTTCACGTTCGTGGTCACGGTGGCGATCGCCATCAGCTCCGCCCACGTGCTCGGGGCCGACTTCTCCAGCGCCTCCGGCACCGCGACCCTCGACGGACGCTGGCTCTGGGTCGTCGCCTCGCTCGCCGTCCTCGGGCTGATGCTGGGGCTGCTGGCCCGGCTCGGACCGATCGGTGTCGGCGGCCCCGGGGCCCTGTGGTGGCTCCCGACGCCGGTGGACCGGCTCTCCCTCCTGCGCCCGACGGCGGTCGGCTGGGTCGCCGTGACGGCGTTCGCGGGTGCGCTGGCCGCCGGCGGCATCGGCTCGCTCACGCACGCCGACGCCCCGACGCTGCTGTGGGCGATCCCCGCGGGGGCGGGGCTCGGGGCGGCGCTCGCCTCCGCCGTCGCCCTCACCCAGACCGTCCGCTCGACGCGCGCGGGCGTGCGACGCCTGGCGCTCGCCGGCGACCTCATCGTCGCCCTCGCCGTCGCGCTGTGGATCGGCGTGGCCGTCGCGGGTGTCGCGGCGATCACGCTGCCGGCCGTGGCCCTCGCCGTCGTCGGGCTCGCCCTCGGCGTCGCCGTCACCGTCATCCTGCTGCGCCGGCTCGAGCAGATCCCCGGGGCGGCCCTGCGCGACCGCGGCGCCCGCACGGGGATGGCGTCGTCCGCCGTCATGACGCTGGACTTCCGCGAGCTCGGGCGCGTGCTCACCGACCCGGGCAAGGACCAGCGCCGTCGGATCAGCTCGCTGGCGTGGGTCAGGGGAGCCGCCAGCGCGATGGTCACCGCCGACGCGCTGCTGCTCGTGCGCGCACCGCGCCAGCTGGTGGTGCTCGTCGCGAGCCTCGGCCTGCCGGTCGCGGTCGCGGGCTCCGGCGCCTCGGACGTGCTGGCGGCGCTCGCGTTCGTCGTCGGCGTCTACCTCGCGGCGAACGCCGTCTCGGTCGGCGCGCGCGAGGCCGAGCACGCCCCGGCGCTCGACCGCGTGCTCGGGGTCTCCGCCCGTGCCGCCCGGCTGATCCGGCACGTCGTCCCGACCGTCGCGTGCCTGGTGTGGTCGGTCGCGGCGATCGCCTTCCTGCGCGACCTGGACACCGCGTGGATCGCGCTCCTGGTGATCTTCGCGCCCGCCATCGCCGCCGCCTCGATCAAGGCCGCCTACCGCAACCCGCCGAACTGGGGCGCGCCGCTCGTCGTCTCGCCGATGGGCGCCTACCCGCCCGGGGTCGTCAACTCGCTGGCGACCGGACCGATCCTCGCCGTCATCGCCTGCCTGCCGGTCGCCGTCGCCCTGTTCGTCGGACCGCTGCCGATCCTGGGGCTCGCCCAGGTCCTCATCACCGGCATCCTCGTGCTGGTCGCGAGCCACACCAAGCGTCGCAAGTAG
- the rsmD gene encoding 16S rRNA (guanine(966)-N(2))-methyltransferase RsmD, which produces MARIIAGSHGGRTIAVPAKGTRPTTDRVREALFGRLDHHDLLDGAHVLDLYAGSGALGLEAASRGAERVVLVEAARTAAQVCRDNVASLGLRDVVTVVDRKAESYLAHPAAPSAPFTLAFVDPPYDLGESELAAVLEALVDHLSSDDAVVVVERSSRSPEPVLPPGLALWETRKYGETALHLLEVPAHDHPQA; this is translated from the coding sequence GTGGCACGGATCATCGCTGGCTCGCACGGCGGGCGCACCATCGCCGTCCCGGCCAAGGGCACCCGGCCGACCACGGACCGCGTCCGCGAGGCGCTGTTCGGACGGCTCGACCACCACGACCTGCTCGACGGCGCGCACGTGCTCGACCTGTACGCGGGCTCGGGGGCGCTCGGCCTCGAGGCGGCCAGTCGCGGCGCCGAGCGCGTCGTCCTGGTCGAGGCGGCCCGCACGGCGGCCCAGGTCTGCCGCGACAACGTGGCCTCGCTCGGGCTGCGCGACGTCGTGACGGTGGTCGACCGGAAGGCCGAGTCCTACCTCGCCCACCCCGCCGCCCCGTCGGCGCCGTTCACCCTCGCGTTCGTCGACCCGCCCTACGACCTGGGGGAGAGCGAGCTCGCGGCCGTCCTCGAGGCCCTGGTCGACCATCTCTCCTCCGACGACGCCGTCGTCGTGGTCGAGCGGTCCTCGCGGAGCCCCGAGCCCGTGCTGCCGCCGGGCCTGGCCCTGTGGGAGACCCGGAAGTACGGCGAGACGGCGCTGCACCTGCTCGAGGTCCCCGCCCACGACCACCCGCAGGCATAG
- the coaD gene encoding pantetheine-phosphate adenylyltransferase has product MRTAVVPGSFDPVTLGHVDIVRRALTIADEVVVAVGRNAGKQPLLTADERRDAFAAAVAHLDGVRVEIMPGLLVDFCREVGAAIVVKGLRGGGDLDAEAPMAAMNRHLSGVETVFLVGSGHLNHISSSMVRDVARYGGPIDDLVPPGTGDLVRARLHPGGSS; this is encoded by the coding sequence GTGCGTACCGCCGTCGTCCCGGGCAGCTTCGACCCGGTCACCCTGGGTCACGTCGACATCGTGCGACGCGCCCTGACGATCGCCGACGAGGTGGTCGTCGCCGTCGGCCGCAACGCCGGCAAGCAGCCGCTCCTGACCGCAGACGAGCGCCGCGACGCGTTCGCCGCCGCCGTGGCACACCTGGACGGCGTCCGGGTCGAGATCATGCCGGGCCTGCTGGTCGACTTCTGCCGCGAGGTCGGCGCCGCGATCGTGGTCAAGGGCCTGCGCGGCGGGGGAGACCTCGACGCCGAGGCCCCGATGGCCGCGATGAACCGCCACCTGTCCGGCGTCGAGACGGTCTTCCTCGTCGGCTCCGGCCACCTCAACCACATCTCGAGCTCGATGGTGCGCGACGTCGCACGCTACGGCGGACCGATCGACGACCTCGTTCCACCGGGCACGGGTGACCTGGTGCGGGCACGACTTCACCCTGGAGGATCCTCATGA
- a CDS encoding YceD family protein: MHSRSPLIIGTHDLARRPGAMRTLELEVPAPADLAIEVIGVPEGAPVELDLRLESVLEGVLVTASAHAPLVGECVRCLGEVTDTVDVSFSELYAYPGAIEKHPDDEEAEFIAEMTGDAVDLEQSLRDAVVLALPFQPYCRPDCAGLCAQCGKNLNEDPHDHDLIDIRWASLKESLEAGDDDGDEAPASPPA, translated from the coding sequence GTGCACTCACGCTCACCGCTGATCATCGGGACGCACGACCTCGCGCGTCGTCCCGGGGCGATGCGCACCCTCGAGCTCGAGGTCCCGGCACCCGCCGATCTCGCGATCGAGGTCATCGGCGTGCCCGAGGGCGCCCCGGTCGAGCTGGACCTGCGGCTGGAGTCGGTTCTCGAGGGAGTCCTCGTGACCGCGAGCGCGCACGCCCCGCTCGTGGGGGAGTGCGTCCGCTGCCTCGGTGAGGTGACCGACACCGTCGACGTGTCCTTCTCCGAGCTCTACGCCTACCCGGGCGCGATCGAGAAGCACCCGGACGACGAGGAGGCGGAGTTCATCGCGGAGATGACCGGTGACGCCGTCGACCTGGAGCAGTCGCTCCGGGACGCCGTCGTGCTCGCGCTCCCGTTCCAGCCGTACTGCCGGCCCGACTGCGCCGGCCTCTGCGCCCAGTGCGGCAAGAACCTCAACGAGGATCCGCACGACCACGACCTGATCGACATCCGTTGGGCCTCCCTCAAGGAGTCCCTCGAGGCGGGCGACGACGACGGCGACGAGGCTCCGGCCTCACCCCCGGCCTGA
- the rpmF gene encoding 50S ribosomal protein L32 yields the protein MAVPKRKMSRSNTRARRSQWKATPATLSTCQKCKAPRLSHQACPSCGAYGERTYAEAIRSDA from the coding sequence GTGGCTGTTCCCAAGCGCAAGATGTCGCGCAGCAACACCCGTGCGCGCCGTTCGCAGTGGAAGGCGACTCCGGCGACGCTCAGCACCTGCCAGAAGTGCAAGGCCCCGCGCCTCTCGCACCAGGCGTGCCCGTCCTGCGGCGCCTACGGTGAGCGCACCTACGCCGAGGCGATCCGCTCCGACGCCTGA
- the rnc gene encoding ribonuclease III → MTRSSAPRGGRSAPQASLEALIASLGEQIDPELLVLALTHRSFAHEAGGVPTNERLEFLGDSVLGVVVTEYLFTNHPDVPEGDLAKMRAACVSQRALASVAGPLGLGSVLLLGRGEANSGGGEKDSILSDTLEAVIGATFLSVGLERTRVMVLRLLADLLASAARAGAGLDWKTSLQERSASLGLGVPVYQVEHTGPDHARVFTATVMLSGVERGHGTGTAKKHAEQGAAEMAFGSLADPETLAD, encoded by the coding sequence ATGACGAGATCCTCTGCCCCCCGAGGGGGTCGATCAGCGCCTCAAGCCAGTCTTGAGGCGCTGATCGCGTCTCTCGGCGAGCAGATCGACCCCGAGCTCCTCGTGCTCGCGCTGACCCACCGGTCGTTCGCGCACGAGGCCGGTGGTGTCCCCACGAACGAGCGGCTCGAGTTCCTCGGGGACTCGGTGCTCGGCGTCGTGGTGACGGAGTACCTCTTCACGAACCACCCCGACGTTCCCGAGGGCGACCTCGCGAAGATGCGCGCCGCCTGCGTGTCGCAGCGCGCGCTGGCCTCCGTCGCCGGCCCGCTCGGCCTCGGCTCCGTCCTGCTCCTGGGGCGCGGTGAGGCCAACTCCGGCGGCGGCGAGAAGGACTCGATCCTCTCCGACACCCTCGAGGCCGTCATCGGCGCGACCTTCCTGTCCGTCGGTCTCGAGCGCACCCGCGTGATGGTGCTGCGGCTGCTGGCGGACCTGCTCGCCTCCGCCGCGCGTGCCGGCGCCGGCCTGGACTGGAAGACCAGCCTCCAGGAACGCTCCGCCTCGCTCGGACTCGGTGTGCCCGTCTACCAGGTCGAGCACACCGGCCCCGACCACGCCCGTGTCTTCACGGCCACGGTCATGCTCTCCGGCGTCGAGCGCGGTCACGGCACCGGGACCGCCAAGAAGCACGCGGAGCAGGGAGCGGCCGAGATGGCGTTCGGCTCGCTCGCCGACCCGGAGACCCTCGCGGACTGA
- the mutM gene encoding bifunctional DNA-formamidopyrimidine glycosylase/DNA-(apurinic or apyrimidinic site) lyase, with protein sequence MPELPEVETVRAGLESHVVGRRIVAVEAPSGRAVRRSFGGAPHLTGSLPGAVATAAVRRGKFAWLVLERPDQIDHAHRSALLFHLGMSGQLLVRSEPPPQTPRHLAARLTFEDDGVLDFVDQRTFGYLALDALVPTADGGPGGDAGAGTAGAELPVQVAHIARDLLDPTLDVPALVRRLRTRRTTIKRALLDQTLVSGVGNIYADEALWRARVHPERALNEMAAVTVRRVLDSAAEVMRSALVQGGTSFDALYVNVNGASGYFDRSLAVYGQEGRDCPRCGARIVRLAFANRSSHLCPRCQRVR encoded by the coding sequence GTGCCCGAGCTGCCCGAGGTCGAGACCGTCCGCGCCGGGCTGGAGTCCCACGTCGTGGGCCGCCGGATCGTCGCCGTCGAGGCACCGTCCGGCCGCGCCGTCCGCCGCAGCTTCGGCGGCGCCCCGCACCTGACCGGCTCGCTGCCCGGCGCCGTCGCCACCGCCGCGGTCCGTCGCGGCAAGTTCGCCTGGCTCGTGCTCGAACGGCCCGACCAGATCGACCACGCCCACCGCTCCGCGCTCCTCTTCCACCTCGGCATGAGCGGCCAGCTCCTCGTGCGCTCCGAGCCGCCACCGCAGACGCCGCGCCACCTCGCCGCGCGGCTGACATTCGAGGACGACGGCGTGCTCGACTTCGTCGACCAGCGCACCTTCGGCTACCTCGCGCTGGACGCGCTCGTCCCGACGGCGGACGGAGGCCCCGGCGGCGACGCGGGGGCGGGCACGGCGGGCGCCGAGCTCCCCGTGCAGGTCGCCCACATCGCACGCGACCTCCTCGACCCGACCCTCGACGTTCCCGCGCTCGTGCGGCGCCTGCGCACACGCCGGACGACGATCAAACGTGCGCTGCTGGACCAGACCCTGGTCTCCGGCGTCGGGAACATCTACGCGGACGAGGCCCTCTGGCGCGCCCGGGTGCACCCCGAGCGCGCGCTGAACGAGATGGCCGCCGTCACCGTGCGCCGCGTGCTGGACAGCGCGGCCGAGGTGATGCGGTCGGCGCTCGTGCAGGGTGGGACGTCGTTCGACGCGCTGTACGTGAACGTCAACGGAGCGTCGGGCTACTTCGACCGCTCGCTGGCCGTCTACGGCCAGGAGGGGCGGGACTGCCCGCGCTGCGGCGCCCGCATCGTCCGCCTCGCGTTCGCGAACCGCTCCTCGCACCTCTGCCCGCGCTGCCAGCGCGTGCGCTGA
- a CDS encoding response regulator: MIVDDHEVVRRGIADVVAAAEGLEVVAEAGTVADAGRRGGLLKPAVALVDLQLPDGTGIDVIRALATSSPETRCIVLTSFDDDDAVAMAVEAGARAFVLKTVRGAEIVDVVRAVAAGRVLLDERTLTRRRQAHPDPTASLTASETKVLDLVATGMTNRDIADQLGLAEKTVKNHVTSMLAKLGLSRRTQVIAWVASQHTTTWRS; this comes from the coding sequence ATGATCGTCGACGACCACGAGGTCGTCCGTCGGGGCATCGCCGACGTCGTCGCCGCCGCCGAGGGGCTCGAGGTCGTCGCCGAGGCCGGGACGGTCGCCGACGCCGGTCGTCGGGGTGGTCTGCTCAAGCCCGCCGTCGCACTCGTGGACCTCCAGCTCCCCGACGGGACCGGCATCGACGTCATCCGCGCGCTGGCGACGTCCTCGCCCGAGACCCGCTGCATCGTGCTGACCTCGTTCGACGACGACGACGCCGTCGCGATGGCCGTCGAGGCGGGCGCCAGGGCGTTCGTGCTCAAGACGGTGCGCGGCGCGGAGATCGTCGACGTCGTGCGGGCCGTCGCCGCCGGCCGGGTCCTGCTGGACGAGCGCACCCTCACGCGGCGTCGGCAGGCGCACCCCGACCCGACGGCGTCGCTGACGGCCAGCGAGACGAAGGTGCTCGACCTGGTCGCCACGGGGATGACGAACCGCGACATCGCCGACCAGCTCGGGCTCGCCGAGAAGACGGTGAAGAACCACGTCACCTCGATGCTCGCCAAGCTCGGCCTCTCGCGCCGCACCCAGGTCATCGCCTGGGTCGCGAGCCAGCACACGACGACCTGGCGCTCCTGA